From Micromonospora carbonacea:
TCCTGCGGGCCGCCGCCGACGCGATGGACCTCGACCAGCTCCGGGTGATCGACACCGGCCTCGACCCGGTCACCGCCGAGCGGGAGCAGTGGGACGACGGCAACAACACCCTCGCCATCGCCCCCCGGCTCTGCGTCGGCTACGAGCGCAACACCGGCACCAACGCGCAGCTGGAGCGGGCCGGCATCGAGGTGATCCCGATCGCGGGCTCCGAGCTGGGCTCCGGCCGGGGCGGCCCGCGATGCATGTCCTGCCCCCTGGTCCGGGAGTAAGGAAGGGCCCCTTGTTAACGCAAAACGTTGTACAGGGGGCCCTTCCTAACACGCGGCTCAGCGCAGGGTGAGCTGCCGGCCGAGCAGGCCGTGCCGGGCGCGGCGGCCCGCCGCGTCCAGCGGCTCCTTCTCGGCGAGGGCCCCGGCGTAGCGCCCGGCGAACTCCCGCACCGGCTCCTCCCAGTCGGCCGCCGGGACGTCCTCGGGCAGGTCCCAGACCGGCACGAGACGCCCGTGCGCGCGGAACATGCCGGCGAACTTCGTGCCCCCGGCGAGGGGCAGCGTGCCGGCGGCGCTCAGCCGCGCCAGGGCGTCCAGCGCGGCGTCCTCGTCGTCCGGGAGCACCCAGCGCACGTGCGCCTTCTCCGGCACCCGGCACCAGTACGCCGCCCGCGCCGCCGCCAGCCGCACGGTCGGGTAGATGGCCGCGTTGGCCCGCTCCAGCGACGCCTGGACGGTCGGGTCGTCGGCCGCCCCCGGGTCGAGCCAGAACTCGAAGCCCTCGTGCATGCTGACGTCCAGCGGCCCGTCGACCAGGATGTCCTGGAGGCGGGGGCCAGGGCCGGGCAGCGGCGGCACCGTGACCGTCCGGCCGGGCTCGGTGCGCAGCGCGCAGAGCAGCGCCTCGGCCAGGTCCCGGGAGACGTCGCCCGACTGCTGGTGGCGCTGGAGCCCGACGAAGACGCGACCGTCGGCCTTGGTCATCGCCGGTGCCGCCATGGGCAGCACGGTGGCCAGGGTGACCGGCCGGTCGCCGTGCTCCTCGACCAGCTCGGGGACGAGCCGCAGCGGCGCGGAGGCGGCGGGGACCAGCTCGCGCAGGGCGATCCACTCCGGCTCGTCGGCCAGTCCCTCGAACGGTCGGGGCACGAAGACGTCCCGCACCTTCTCCCGCTTCCCGGTGACGGCGACGTCGGCGGCCCGCTGGATCCTTCTACGCTTGCTCACGGCGAGACAGCCTAGAGCCCGTTGCCGGCCGGGGTGGGCAGGACCCGCCCCGCACGGATGGTCCGGCGCGGCTCAGCCGGCGGCGACGAGATCGGTGCGGGGCGTGGCGGCGGGCTCGAACTCGGCCCACACGCTCTGCCCGAGGCCGTCCCGGTCGACGCCCCACCGGCTGGCCAGGCCCGCGACGATGTGCAGGCCACGGCCGTCGACCGCGTCGGGGCCGGCGACCCGG
This genomic window contains:
- a CDS encoding DUF5926 family protein, producing the protein MSKRRRIQRAADVAVTGKREKVRDVFVPRPFEGLADEPEWIALRELVPAASAPLRLVPELVEEHGDRPVTLATVLPMAAPAMTKADGRVFVGLQRHQQSGDVSRDLAEALLCALRTEPGRTVTVPPLPGPGPRLQDILVDGPLDVSMHEGFEFWLDPGAADDPTVQASLERANAAIYPTVRLAAARAAYWCRVPEKAHVRWVLPDDEDAALDALARLSAAGTLPLAGGTKFAGMFRAHGRLVPVWDLPEDVPAADWEEPVREFAGRYAGALAEKEPLDAAGRRARHGLLGRQLTLR